ATATTTAGATAATGCCAAAGATATTCATGTCAGCACAGTCTTACCAGGTTCTATAGATACACCAATTTTTCAACACGCCGCTAATTATACGGGTCGTCAGACTAAGGCAATGTCGCCTGTATATCCGGCAAAACAGGTAGCCGAAGCTATTGTGGGGTTAGTGGATAAACCAGAGCGAGAAATTATCGTTGGTCAAGCTGTATACTTGCAGCTTTTGCAAAAAACCTTAGCGCCAGACCTATATGAACCGATGATGGCCAAACAAGTTGATCAAGATCACTTTCAGGATCATAAACCAGCCCCCATCAGTGATGGCAATGTATTTGAGCCAATGCACGATTATACAGGCATCAGTGGTAATTGGCGCGGTACTGGCGGCATAACATCCCAAGATGTCTGGGATATGGCTAGAGAAACAGCACAGAAAATTGGTTTACCCCTTTCTTGAATGTGTGGGGGGTGTGGGGAGTGTGGGGAAAAGTAGATTATGAGTTTACGTCAGGGGAGATTACAGAGTCAATATACCATCGTGAATGGTTTATTGATGCACGCACGGGTATCAGCCGAACCACCAGATGCGGCTGTAGTGATTTTAGTGCATGGAGTGGTGGTTTCCAGTAGTTATATGATGCCAACGGCGGAATTACTAGCACCTAATTACCGAGTATATGCACCAGATTTACCTGGTTACGGTAAAAGCGACAAACCAAAACACACGCTGGAATTGTCCGAATTAGCAGATAGTTTGTGTAAATGGATGGATGCAGTCGGTATTCAACGCGCCACCATGCTGGGTAATTCCTTTGGTTGTCAAATTATAGTTGAATTTGCTGTGCGTTATGGCGATCGCATCGAAAGAGCAATATTACAAGGGCCAACCATCGACCGTCACGCCCGCACTTTACCGCAGCAGATGTGGCGTTTACTCCTCAATTCTCCCCTAGAAGACCCATCCCAGGCTCCTCTGCAAGCATACGATTACTGGGTAGCTGGATGGCCGCGCCTTGTCCGCACTGTCCAAATAGCTCTCGCAGACCGCATTGAAGAAAAACTACCGTATATGCACGTACCCACATTAGTTGTGCGTGGCAAAGAAGACCCCGTTGTGCCGCAGCAGTGGGCGGAGGAAGTAGTGCATCTTTTACCCAATGCTCGACTTGCGGTGATTCCCGGTGGTGGACATACCCTGAATTACAGCAGACCCCTAGAATTAACCCGCGTCACTCGCGCCTTCATAGAAGCTAAAGACCTCCAAACAAAAAAACACGAAATCACCTAACGCAAAAAACCTCTCAAAATCTCCTTCCTCTGTGTCCTCTGCGCCTGGTGTGGTTCGTTTCAGGAGAAATTCAATGCAAACGCCCATATATAACCGAATGTTAGCTTCCTTCATGGCACAATTCCGGGTTGCTCCGCCCTACCTTGCCGGATTTGACTCTGGTACAGCCATGCTCCGCGCCACTGCTGCTTACTTGCGCGGCGATGATTTTCCCGGAATGGGGACATTACCGACGGCTCTAGAGCCAATTGCCACTGCACTTAACAAGCTACCTCCACCAGCTAAAGAATTAATCTATACAGTTGGTAGTGCAGGGGAATCCATCCCGCCAGAACGATTGGGAGATGTCAGTTCTGAGGTAGTCTCAGAGTGGATGGTCAGTGAATATCCCCAAAATGAATATCAGGCTGTAGCAATTGGTTCTGCGAGTGGGGCGCTGGTGCATCTGTGTGCGGCGTTGGGTATGCCTTGGCTACCCCAAACTTTTCTGATTCCGGTGCTGTATCCGGAA
The window above is part of the Nodularia spumigena CCY9414 genome. Proteins encoded here:
- a CDS encoding alpha/beta fold hydrolase, with translation MSLRQGRLQSQYTIVNGLLMHARVSAEPPDAAVVILVHGVVVSSSYMMPTAELLAPNYRVYAPDLPGYGKSDKPKHTLELSELADSLCKWMDAVGIQRATMLGNSFGCQIIVEFAVRYGDRIERAILQGPTIDRHARTLPQQMWRLLLNSPLEDPSQAPLQAYDYWVAGWPRLVRTVQIALADRIEEKLPYMHVPTLVVRGKEDPVVPQQWAEEVVHLLPNARLAVIPGGGHTLNYSRPLELTRVTRAFIEAKDLQTKKHEIT